TCGTAGCAACTGTTTGATTTACTTTATGCACTTGTATAATTCAAAGCTAACAATAAGGGAATTAAAAACAAACAACATGGACAATCAAACAACAATTGATGCGGCATTAGCAGGAAAGATAGCGCTCGTAACCGGTGGAACGAAAGGAATAGGTAAAGCGGTGGTAAAAAGGTTGGAGCAGGCAGGGGCAACAGTAATTGTCATCGCCCGCAATCAGCCGGAAGATCCTCAGTCAGCAAATACGTTTATTGCTGCAGACCTGGCGCGGGCAGAAGAAGTCAGCAAAGTGGCTGATATAATTAAAAAACAATTCGGGCGGATAGACATCATCATTAATAATATGGGTGCAAATACCTATCCGGGCGGTGGATTCAGCACATTGACAGATGAAGACTGGAACCAGGCGCTGCAGGTAAACCTGCTTTCTTCAGTTCGCCTGGACCGTGCTTTATTGCCGATGATGCTGGCGCAGCAAAGTGGGGTGATCATTCACGTATCTACAACCAGCAGCCAGTTCCCAATATGGGAGGCTACAATGGCATATAGTACCGCAAAATCTGCCCTGAATACGTATAGTAAAGCATTGGCTACTGAAGTAGCCAGTAAAGGGGTAAGAGTCGTAACGGTATCTCCTGGCTTAAATAAGACCGAAGCAATGACGGTCTTCCTGGAAGATTTAGCAAGACAAAGCAATAGTAGTGTAGAAGAAACGACCGCAAAATTGTTTGAAAGAGTAGGGGGCGTACCTATCGGAAGAATGGCAGCGCCGGAGGAAACGGCGGAGTTGATTTACTTCCTGGTAACGCCTGCGGCTTCTTATATTACGGGAGCGAACCTGGTTATTGACGGAGGGAATTTTCCGGTGGTGAAATAGTGGAATTGTTATTACTACATTTTACCCACCCGGAAATTGGGCTAATCTGATAAAGCTCGTATTTATGTGCCTGGTGGCGTATCATTATTGTTTTAAAAAATGAACAATACTGGCCCATACTGCGGGGAAATTGAATAGGAACACCGGATGGGGTGCATTGGATATAATGCTTAACTGACTATGGGGAAGCATCTGGTAAGCGAAGAGGTGCATTTATATCGCGCTCACCTGCCATTAGATGCTATTAAACAATTCCTTGCTTGCGGTCATGGTGTTGTAAAATGTAGCCAGCCTGGTCAAATCATAAGCAGACCCAAAAACGCCACCATGCAGCAGAGCAACTGGCTGTTCCTTTCCATACACCTCGTAATAGATTTTAGCATCGCCGGCCTGGATATAATGGCCGGCGATGTGATTATTTCCGTATGGAACTGAGTTCGGCAATACAGCGTTGCCCTGCCCAAAATACCGTAGATTCTTCTTTGATTGACTGTATGCACTTACATACAAAACACTCCATGCCAACGGCATTGTTAACTTCGATTCCATAACTGTCTATAAAGCGGCATTGCCGCTTGTG
This window of the Chitinophaga sancti genome carries:
- a CDS encoding SDR family oxidoreductase, with the translated sequence MDNQTTIDAALAGKIALVTGGTKGIGKAVVKRLEQAGATVIVIARNQPEDPQSANTFIAADLARAEEVSKVADIIKKQFGRIDIIINNMGANTYPGGGFSTLTDEDWNQALQVNLLSSVRLDRALLPMMLAQQSGVIIHVSTTSSQFPIWEATMAYSTAKSALNTYSKALATEVASKGVRVVTVSPGLNKTEAMTVFLEDLARQSNSSVEETTAKLFERVGGVPIGRMAAPEETAELIYFLVTPAASYITGANLVIDGGNFPVVK